One part of the Streptomyces lienomycini genome encodes these proteins:
- a CDS encoding alkyl hydroperoxide reductase, translating to MSLDSLKSAVPDYAKDLKLNLGSVIGNSDLPAQQVWGTVLATAIASRSPIVLRELEPEAKAHLSPEAYSAAKSAAAVMAMNNVFYRTRHLLSDHEYGTLRAGLRMNVIGNPGVDKVDFELWSFAVSAINGCGMCLDSHEQVLRKAGVDRETIQEAFKIAAVVEAVGVTLDAEAVMAAE from the coding sequence ATGTCCCTCGACTCCCTGAAGTCCGCCGTACCGGACTACGCCAAGGACCTGAAGCTCAACCTGGGTTCGGTCATCGGCAACTCCGACCTCCCGGCGCAGCAGGTGTGGGGCACCGTGCTGGCAACCGCCATCGCCTCGCGCTCGCCGATCGTGCTGCGCGAGCTGGAGCCGGAGGCGAAGGCCCACCTGTCGCCCGAGGCGTACTCGGCCGCCAAGTCGGCCGCCGCCGTGATGGCGATGAACAACGTCTTCTACCGCACCCGGCACCTGCTGTCGGACCACGAGTACGGCACCCTGCGCGCCGGTCTGCGGATGAACGTCATCGGCAACCCGGGCGTCGACAAGGTCGACTTCGAGCTGTGGTCGTTCGCGGTGTCCGCCATCAACGGCTGCGGCATGTGCCTGGACTCGCACGAGCAGGTGCTCCGCAAGGCCGGTGTGGACCGCGAGACGATCCAGGAGGCGTTCAAGATCGCCGCCGTGGTCGAGGCCGTCGGTGTCACGCTGGACGCCGAGGCG
- a CDS encoding peroxiredoxin — MLTVGDKFPEFDLTACVSLEKGKEFQQINHKTYEGQWKVVFAWPKDFTFVCPTEIAAFGKLNDEFADRDAQVLGFSGDSEFVHHAWRKDHPDLTDLPFPMLADSKHELMRDLGIEGEDGFAQRAVFIVDQNNEIQFTMVTAGSVGRNPKEVLRVLDALQTDELCPCNWSKGDETLDPVALLSGE; from the coding sequence GTGCTCACTGTCGGTGACAAGTTCCCCGAGTTCGACCTGACCGCCTGCGTCTCGCTGGAGAAGGGCAAGGAGTTCCAGCAGATCAACCACAAGACCTACGAGGGTCAGTGGAAGGTCGTCTTCGCCTGGCCCAAGGACTTCACCTTCGTGTGCCCGACCGAGATCGCCGCCTTCGGCAAGCTGAACGACGAGTTCGCCGACCGTGACGCCCAGGTCCTCGGCTTCTCCGGCGACTCGGAGTTCGTGCACCACGCCTGGCGCAAGGACCACCCGGACCTGACCGACCTGCCCTTCCCGATGCTGGCCGACTCGAAGCACGAGCTGATGCGTGACCTCGGCATCGAGGGCGAGGACGGCTTCGCGCAGCGCGCGGTCTTCATCGTGGACCAGAACAACGAGATCCAGTTCACGATGGTCACCGCCGGCTCCGTCGGCCGTAACCCCAAGGAGGTCCTGCGGGTCCTCGACGCCCTGCAGACCGACGAGCTCTGCCCGTGCAACTGGAGCAAGGGCGACGAAACCCTGGACCCGGTCGCGCTGCTGTCGGGGGAGTGA
- a CDS encoding LysR substrate-binding domain-containing protein gives MSGKKRQPSLAQLRAFDAVAEHLHFRDAAAAIGMSQPALSGAVSALEEALGVTLLERTTRKVLLSPAGERLAVRTKAVLAEVGALLEEAEAVRAPFTGALRLGVIPTVAPYLLPTVLRLVHDRYPDLDLQVHEEQTASLLDGLTSGRLDLLLLAVPLGVPGVTELPLFDEDFVLVTPLDHRLGGREGLSRAVLRELKLLLLDEGHCLRDQALDICREAGRAGVPATTTAAGLSTLVQLVAGGLGVTLLPRTAVRVETSRSSQLLTASFTDPAPTRRIALAMRTGAARSAEYAELAGALREAMADLPVRTVHD, from the coding sequence GTGTCCGGCAAGAAGAGGCAGCCCAGCCTCGCCCAACTGCGGGCTTTCGACGCGGTCGCCGAGCATCTGCATTTCCGCGACGCCGCCGCCGCGATCGGCATGAGCCAGCCGGCGCTCTCGGGCGCCGTTTCCGCGCTGGAGGAGGCACTGGGTGTCACGCTCCTGGAGCGTACGACGCGCAAGGTGCTGCTCTCGCCCGCCGGGGAACGCCTCGCGGTGCGGACCAAGGCCGTACTGGCGGAGGTCGGCGCCCTGTTGGAGGAGGCGGAGGCGGTCCGGGCGCCCTTCACCGGGGCGCTGCGCCTCGGGGTCATCCCGACCGTGGCACCGTACCTGCTGCCGACGGTGCTGCGACTCGTCCACGACCGCTACCCCGACCTCGACCTCCAGGTCCACGAGGAGCAGACCGCGAGCCTCCTGGACGGCCTCACCAGCGGCCGCCTCGACCTGCTGCTGCTCGCCGTCCCCCTCGGCGTCCCCGGCGTCACCGAACTCCCGCTCTTCGACGAGGACTTCGTGCTCGTCACCCCGCTCGACCACCGGCTCGGCGGCCGTGAGGGACTCTCGCGCGCGGTCCTGCGCGAGCTGAAACTGCTCCTGCTCGACGAGGGCCACTGCCTGCGCGACCAGGCCCTGGACATCTGCCGGGAGGCGGGCCGCGCGGGTGTCCCGGCGACGACGACGGCCGCCGGTCTGTCGACGCTGGTGCAACTGGTGGCGGGCGGCCTCGGGGTGACGCTGCTGCCGCGCACCGCCGTCCGCGTGGAGACCTCCCGCTCCAGCCAGCTCCTCACCGCCTCCTTCACCGACCCGGCCCCCACCCGCCGTATCGCCCTCGCCATGCGCACGGGCGCGGCCCGCTCGGCGGAGTACGCGGAACTGGCGGGGGCGCTGCGCGAGGCGATGGCGGACCTGCCGGTGCGCACGGTGCACGACTGA